The Perca fluviatilis chromosome 2, GENO_Pfluv_1.0, whole genome shotgun sequence genome includes a region encoding these proteins:
- the si:ch211-14c7.2 gene encoding uncharacterized protein si:ch211-14c7.2: protein MRPTTSTMLQQNNNNNYPCLNVSGSTREMLQKCSRASLPFPSRLELGLGDLPLIRGLRAWALCSKSRRKAGGVLGGGQAPTALPAVRGGSTSCPRPADVYLSGEWGRMGYGLPLGLDARQAGIGALVTVATLKTSEGGGKTQTQCLFLRTEKGSCLYSTAKPSSGVTNSAASSVVGGWLRGKTGGEGGGGRDIPTGRRDNGPTPPAHTGVNRVRVRSGRRWRKSSNAAAREKTGVSRERHQSSREDPAGEIPLEERQEERDKGGLASEQFPSPQQDSRRARQGKEGACRSPRCCHNASLKTCTQCGRKAQRRESQDPHEGGESPRRGTSNRLNSEVKGMKKERQKNVEEEKEGLCTLESSCSVLAVPNPDLELNHFHPESHSGCDVEEIREAESNEELKTQTSHGTDDYSEREEDTDSEVMKIHTGLNDFIHGHSGPVTDDFTSRRIRYCDRKQSVKEVIAANVNGFSDHVEADQESEKEMERADVEEEEGSFNQTPAGFSVVSDCYEDVAVSTCPAPISTAVSPEHPAAVEGSNCNADRDTCGGRREQENSREDSLEGYQQGVADPGIVTGKEELDVSRFEQQDLNCAAGEDNTWNENKNGKPLLFFQTVGNGKELKEREAPSSPLRQVAPSIFETDSRNVTENSRHRCTTELNGAERRDELVWDVREEESQEENTGARVNPREGDEEIRLEIWSTCNEPEDGEGKGDDDKERHPEDDLNDSTVQEDNDKEVTKNCALKDNWRSEESAEGCCGRKKEVGATCGQTSISHVEANGETSTNVTNVACADPANALAHSLANPPPLLPPLGSMATCLPCLEKEEEEEAEEDKERVGIPAGDLKEGQEGKRRLGRQVEEHGEVEEHGEVERGSTVATEEGRKEEEEEDKEEDEFGVFMQAEGEPACSEGYTMSASVPCGSRASVALGNHAITGESTHWTTGWTDSSFHQSDDTWTAFPQDSSDEGRDMVGQWWPTSAVEESRNSLSANQNLAAVFAEAFPSLPASSSSDPCDHDTVPTLTQLLRGRASQDQGLLDSFHDLNKMICQRYKRENGVSRDLLLRTLRLAQPHTESRPAPWTSNRRLSPGLPSANQHAQNAAAKRRLSYDYNRNTME, encoded by the exons ATGAGGCCAACAACAAGCACCATGCTCCAGcagaataacaacaacaactacccCTGCCTGAATGTGTCAGGCTCCACCCGGGAAATGCTCCAGAAGTGCTCCAGAGCCTCTCTGCCCTTCCCCAGCCGGCTGGAGCTGGGCCTGGGAGACCTGCCGCTCATCCGAGGCCTCCGAGCCTGGGCCCTGTGCTCCAAGAGCCGCCGAAAGGCTGGTGGTGTGCTGGGAGGAGGACAAGCCCCCACAGCTCTTCCTGCGGTCCGCGGGGGTTCGACTTCCTGCCCCAGGCCTGCAGATGTATACCTGAGCGGGGAGTGGGGTCGCATGGGGTACGGGCTTCCCTTGGGACTGGATGCCAGGCAGGCTGGGATCGGAGCTTTGGTAACAGTTGCCACTCTGAAGACCTCAGAGGGCGGTGGGAAGACCCAAACTCAATGCCTCTTCCTCCGGACTGAGAAAGGGAGCTGTTTGTACTCCACAGCTAAGCCCAGTTCTGGTGTGACTAACAGTGCCGCCTCCAGCGTGGTTGGGGGATGGCTGAGAGGGAAgacaggaggagaaggaggaggaggcagagacaTCCCAACCGGGAGAAGGGACAATGGGCCAACTCCGCCGGCACATACCGGAGTAAACCGCGTTAGGGTGCGATCCGGCCGGCGATGGAGGAAGTCCAGTAATGCAGCAGCTCGGGAGAAAACaggcgtgagcagagagaggcaTCAGAGTAGCAGGGAGGATCCCGCCGGAGAAATCCCTCTGGAAGAAAGGCAGGAAGAGCGAGACAAAGGAGGCCTGGCCAGTGAACAGTTTCCCAGCCCGCAGCAGGACAGCAGGAGAGCCAGACAGGGGAAAGAGGGAGCATGCAGAAGTCCTAGATGCTGCCACAATGCTTCTCTCAAAACCTGTACTCAGTGTGGAAGGAAAGCACAGAGGAGGGAAAGCCAGGATCCACACGAGGGAGGTGAAAGTCCAAGAAGAGGCACCTCAAACAGGCTGAACAGTGAGGTGAAAGGAATGAAGAAGGAGAGGCAAAAGAatgtggaggaggagaaagaaggcCTCTGCACATTAGAGTCATCTTGCTCTGTTTTGGCTGTACCAAACCCTGACCTAGAATTGAACCACTTTCACCCAGAATCTCACAGCGGCTGTGATGTCGAAGAGATCAGAGAAGCCGAGAGCAACGAGGAGCTAAAGACACAAACCTCTCACGGCACGGACGACtattcagagagagaggaggatacAGACTCTGAGGTTATGAAAATACATACCGGACTTAATGATTTCATTCATGGCCACTCTGGACCGGTGACAGATGACTTTACATCAAGACGTATCAGATATTGTGACAGAAAACAAAGTGTAAAAGAAGTAATAGCAGCTAATGTGAATGGATTTTCGGATCACGTGGAGGCAGATCAAGAATCCgaaaaagagatggagagggcGGATGttgaagaggaggaagggagcTTCAATCAGACGCCTGCAGGATTCTCGGTTGTATCTGACTGCTATGAGGACGTCGCTGTCTCCACCTGCCCTGCACCCATCAGCACTGCAGTCTCTCCCGAGCACCCCGCCGCTGTAGAGGGCAGCAACTGCAATGCTGACCGTGACACTTGTGGTGGTCGGAGAGAGCAGGAGAACAGCAGGGAAGATTCCCTCGAGGGGTATCAACAAGGGGTAGCAGACCCAGGGATTGTTACGGGTAAAGAAGAACTGGATGTAAGCAGATTTGAGCAACAAGACCTGAACTGTGCGGCTGGCGAGGACAACACTTGGAACGAGAACAAAAACGGAAAACCTCTGTTGTTCTTTCAAACTGTGGGAAACGGCAAAGAGCtgaaggagagagaagctcCATCGTCGCCTCTCAGACAAGTAGCTCCTTCCATTTTTgagacagacagcagaaacGTTACAGAAAACAGTCGCCACCGTTGTACAACTGAGCTTAATGGAGCCGAGCGGAGAGATGAGCTGGTGTGGGATGTTAGAGAAGAGGAGTCACAGGAGGAGAATACAGGGGCCAGAGTAAATCCCAGGGAAGGGGATGAAGAGATTAGATTAGAGATTTGGAGCACCTGCAACGAACCGGAAGACGGCGAGGGTAAAGGCGATGACGATAAAGAACGACACCCTGAGGATGACTTGAATGACAGTACCGTACAGGAGGATAATGACAAAGAAGTAACGAAAAACTGTGCACTAAAAGACAACTGGAGGTCAGAGGAGTCGGCAGAGGGATGCTGTGGAAGGAAGAAAGAGGTTGGAGCCACCTGTGGACAAACCAGCATCAGCCATGTTGAAGCGAATGGAGAGACCAGCACCAACGTCACAAATGTTGCCTGTGCTGATCCCGCCAACGCTCTTGCACACTCCCTGGCTAATCCTCCCCCCTTGTTGCCTCCCCTGGGATCCATGGCAACATGCCTGCCCTGtctggagaaggaggaggaggaggaggcggaggaggatAAGGAAAGGGTCGGCATTCCAGCAGGAGACCTAAAAGAAGGCCAGGAAGGGAAGAGGAGGCTCGGGAGACAGGTGGAAGAGCACGGCGAGGTGGAAGAGCACGGCGAGGTGGAGAGGGGCTCCACCGTGGCCACTGAGGaggggaggaaagaggaggaggaggaggataagGAGGAAGATGAGTTTGGAGTATTCATGCAGGCGGAGGGAGAGCCAGCCTGCAGCGAGGGATACACCATGTCTGCCTCAGTGCCTTGTGGGAGCAGAGCAAGTGTTG CACTTGGAAACCACGCCATCACCGGGGAGTCGACCCACTGGACAACAGGCTGGACAGACAGCTCCTTCCACCAATCAGACGACACCTGGACAGCTTTTCCTCAGGATTCGTCAGATGAAGGCCGAGACATGGTGGGACAGTGGTGGCCAACCAGCGCAGTGGAGGAGAGCAGAAACAGCCTCTCGGCCAATCAGAATCTG GCGGCTGTCTTTGCTGAAGCCTTCCCCTCGCTGCCTGCTTCATCTTCAAGTGACCCCTGTGACCACGATACTGTTCCCACACTGACCCAGCTCCTGAGGGGCAGAGCCAGCCAGGACCAGGG GCTGTTGGACAGTTTCCATGACTTGAACAAAATGATATGCCAGAGATACAAGAGAGAGAATGGCGTGTCTCGTGACCTGCTGCTGAGGACTTTGCGCCTGGCGCAGCCGCACACT